The Thermus brockianus genome window below encodes:
- a CDS encoding DOMON domain-containing protein translates to MKRGIVGLMVLALGVALAQAPKVDGKIAPGEYAKSYKHEKSGITLYWSVVGDTLYLALEGESKGWIGIGFLPEKSDKKKGADQYLFYMEGGKLVALDMYQVKRTGAPSPDEKEGGKNSILAANASYEGGKWSVEFSRKLKTGEPTDVEIVPGRKLFVLLAHSEKMDPKEEHKKTERWYLEDFAF, encoded by the coding sequence ATGAAGCGAGGCATCGTAGGTCTCATGGTTTTGGCCCTAGGCGTGGCGCTGGCGCAGGCGCCCAAGGTGGACGGGAAGATCGCCCCTGGGGAATACGCCAAGAGCTACAAACACGAGAAAAGCGGCATCACGCTCTACTGGAGCGTGGTGGGGGATACGCTCTATCTGGCCCTCGAGGGCGAAAGCAAGGGCTGGATCGGCATCGGTTTCCTGCCGGAAAAGAGCGACAAGAAAAAGGGCGCTGACCAGTACCTCTTCTACATGGAGGGCGGCAAGCTGGTGGCCTTGGACATGTACCAGGTGAAGCGCACCGGGGCCCCTTCCCCGGACGAGAAGGAGGGCGGGAAGAACTCTATCCTGGCCGCCAACGCCAGCTACGAAGGGGGCAAGTGGAGCGTGGAGTTCAGCCGGAAGCTGAAAACCGGGGAACCCACGGACGTGGAAATCGTCCCCGGGCGGAAGCTCTTTGTCCTCTTGGCCCACTCGGAAAAGATGGACCCCAAGGAGGAGCACAAGAAGACGGAGCGCTGGTACCTGGAAGACTTCGCCTTCTAA
- a CDS encoding DUF72 domain-containing protein, producing MAEIRVGTASWTDETLLASGWYPPEVRGNPEKRLRHYAKHFDTVEVDSTFYALPRPEVVGKWAERTPEGFLFHVKAFSAFTGHGLEAQALPKDIRALLPRQEGHLAQREVPEEVVEEAWNRFFAALEPLRQTGKLGYLHFGLPPWTEPKPRSFQYLERLAERTRGYWVAVEFRNPKWYVAWGFVKKELGRLGLIHVSVDAPPHPEAPPRVLEPTHPVSVLRCHGRNAETWKGPHTKPYERFNWRYSEDELQDLAQATRTLAERAEKVFVIFNNNYGTQGVEAALGLKRLLGLGAPPWADPLL from the coding sequence ATGGCGGAAATCCGGGTGGGCACCGCCAGCTGGACGGACGAAACCCTCCTGGCCTCGGGCTGGTACCCGCCCGAGGTGCGGGGAAATCCGGAAAAGCGCCTCCGCCACTACGCAAAGCACTTTGACACTGTGGAGGTGGACAGCACCTTCTACGCCCTTCCCCGACCCGAGGTGGTGGGAAAGTGGGCGGAGAGGACCCCGGAAGGCTTTCTCTTTCACGTGAAGGCCTTCTCCGCCTTTACCGGGCACGGCCTCGAGGCCCAGGCCCTTCCCAAGGACATCCGCGCCCTCCTACCCCGCCAGGAGGGCCATCTGGCCCAGCGGGAGGTGCCCGAAGAGGTGGTGGAGGAAGCTTGGAACCGCTTTTTCGCTGCCCTAGAACCCCTTAGGCAGACGGGCAAGCTGGGCTACCTCCACTTCGGCCTCCCCCCCTGGACGGAGCCCAAACCGAGGAGCTTCCAGTACCTGGAGCGCCTGGCGGAAAGGACCCGGGGCTACTGGGTGGCGGTGGAGTTCCGCAACCCCAAGTGGTATGTGGCCTGGGGGTTCGTGAAGAAGGAGCTCGGGCGTTTGGGCCTGATCCACGTGAGCGTGGACGCCCCGCCCCACCCCGAGGCCCCCCCGAGGGTCCTCGAGCCCACCCACCCCGTGAGCGTCCTCCGCTGCCACGGCCGGAACGCAGAAACCTGGAAGGGCCCCCACACCAAGCCCTACGAGCGCTTCAACTGGCGCTATTCCGAGGACGAGCTCCAAGACCTGGCCCAGGCCACCCGGACCCTAGCGGAAAGGGCCGAGAAAGTCTTTGTTATCTTCAACAACAACTACGGCACCCAAGGGGTGGAGGCCGCCCTGGGGCTCAAACGCCTCCTCGGCCTGGGCGCCCCTCCTTGGGCGGACCCCCTTCTCTAG
- a CDS encoding SDR family oxidoreductase: MRLKDKVVLITGAAHGIGRATLELFAREGARLVAVDIEEGPLEEAASATGAMPLRMDVADPASVERGFGEALARFGRLDGVVHYAGITRDNFHWKMPLEDWELVLRVNLTGSFLVARAASEAMRERNPGSIVLTASRVYLGNLGQANYAASKAGVVGLTRTLALELGRYGIRVNALAPGFIETRMTAKVPEKVREKAIQATPLGRAGSPLEVAYAALFLVSDESSFITGQVLFVDGGRTIGAAPA, encoded by the coding sequence GTGCGGCTCAAGGACAAGGTGGTCCTCATCACCGGGGCGGCCCACGGGATCGGCCGGGCCACCCTGGAGCTCTTTGCCCGGGAAGGCGCCAGGCTGGTGGCGGTGGACATAGAGGAAGGCCCTTTGGAGGAGGCGGCCTCCGCCACGGGGGCCATGCCCCTCAGGATGGACGTGGCCGACCCCGCCTCCGTGGAGCGGGGCTTCGGGGAGGCCTTGGCCCGGTTCGGGCGGCTGGACGGGGTGGTGCACTACGCCGGCATCACCCGGGACAACTTCCACTGGAAGATGCCCCTGGAGGACTGGGAGCTGGTCCTTAGGGTGAACCTCACGGGGAGCTTCCTGGTGGCGCGGGCGGCGAGCGAGGCCATGCGGGAGCGGAACCCGGGGAGCATCGTGCTCACGGCGAGCCGGGTGTACCTGGGGAACCTGGGGCAGGCGAACTATGCGGCTTCCAAGGCGGGGGTGGTGGGGCTTACCCGGACCCTGGCCTTGGAGCTTGGGCGGTACGGGATCCGGGTGAACGCCTTGGCGCCGGGGTTTATTGAGACGCGGATGACGGCCAAGGTGCCGGAGAAGGTGCGGGAGAAGGCCATCCAGGCCACGCCTTTAGGGCGGGCGGGAAGCCCGTTGGAGGTGGCCTATGCGGCGCTTTTCCTCGTTTCCGACGAGTCTAGCTTCATCACCGGCCAGGTGCTTTTCGTGGACGGGGGTAGGACCATCGGGGCGGCGCCCGCTTAG
- the mntR gene encoding manganese-dependent transcriptional regulator MntR has translation MKRPPLSEAQEDYLKNLLLLELEGKGPVPTQALANRMGVRPPSATEMLKKLALLGLVHHQPYQGANLTPLGRKVALEILRRHRLLEAYLHQALGFGWEEVHQEAERLEHAISESLEDKIAELLGHPPFDPHGDPIPTKDLELPEAPALPLCEAPLGEVRVVRALVQDPGTLNLLARLGLTPGTHFKVLEQAENVRIQVEGEVLLLPHELAKVVGVEPLP, from the coding sequence ATGAAACGCCCCCCGCTTTCCGAAGCCCAAGAAGATTACCTAAAGAACCTTCTCCTCTTGGAACTTGAAGGCAAAGGACCGGTTCCCACCCAGGCCTTGGCCAACCGGATGGGCGTACGTCCTCCTTCGGCAACGGAAATGCTAAAGAAACTCGCCCTTCTAGGGCTCGTCCATCACCAACCGTACCAAGGGGCAAACCTAACCCCTTTGGGGCGGAAGGTTGCCTTGGAGATTCTACGCCGCCACCGGCTCCTGGAAGCCTATCTGCACCAGGCCCTGGGTTTTGGCTGGGAAGAGGTACACCAGGAAGCCGAGCGCTTAGAACACGCCATAAGCGAATCGCTTGAGGATAAAATCGCCGAGCTTCTAGGGCATCCTCCCTTTGACCCCCATGGGGATCCCATTCCCACCAAGGACCTCGAGCTCCCAGAAGCACCCGCTCTGCCTCTCTGCGAAGCTCCCCTAGGAGAAGTGCGGGTGGTACGGGCTTTGGTCCAGGACCCAGGTACCTTAAACCTCTTAGCCCGATTGGGGTTAACCCCGGGCACACATTTCAAAGTTCTTGAGCAGGCAGAAAACGTGCGCATCCAAGTGGAAGGGGAAGTTCTCCTCCTTCCCCACGAGCTCGCCAAGGTTGTGGGGGTGGAGCCCCTTCCATAA
- a CDS encoding molybdopterin-dependent oxidoreductase, with product MEKLSRRELLKLSGAGALLGPLAFSLQEASAQGMEAYEIQLPENTIYSSCLQCNTGCPIKVKLYEGVASKIDGNPLSPWTFRPHLPLNTPVDTLAQVDGALCPKGQAGIQTAYDPYRIRRVLKRAGPRGSGKWEEIPFHQAVKEIVEGGKLFAHLGDERHYPGLKELWALRDPEVMNRMAQAVRAIWAEKDREKKKALVAKFKEDFKDYLHTLIDPNHPDLGPKNNQVVFAWGRLKAGRSEFIRWFFGQSFGTVNLHGHTTVCQGSMYFTGKAMSEQPTFDATGKLSWSGGAKFYWQADLSKARFVVFVGANVFEGNYGPPLRVGWITERASRGELEYAVVDPRAQKAVKGASRWIAPKPGHDAAIALGVIRLLLEWGKVDSRFLSAANKAAAKAIGEASWTNAAWLVKLKDGKPERLLRASDLGLPKPKAKVGDKEVELDAPVVLAQGKPVAFNPNDENQAVFGDLFVDTVFQGTPVKSALTLIKEEAFRHQVKTWAALAGVSEEDIRFLAEKLAQYGKKAVVDVHRGASQHTNGFYNCFAWFTVNALLGNVDHQGGFVQASTYDITGGKAGGPFVLSKLHPRPLNPFGISLIRHEVKYEDTTLFQGFPAKRPWYPHASDVYQEILPSAAQGYPYPIKILFHYMGSPAYALPGGHEQIQAMLDPDKIPLIVAFDIVVGDTYLYADYIIPDLSYLERWEFHGSHPSIIWKVQPVRQPAIPPIPEEVEVFGQKMPISLESFLLALGEHLGLPGCGAKGFANGMPFSHPDHFYLKLAANLAFGEKADGSEALPEADERELTVFRQARRHLPPSVFDEKRWREAIGDEGLFRRTVYLLNRGGRFQEFPKAYAANDLVANRYGRQVNLFLEKQALSLHPMTGKPYWPLPTYFPPYQDVLGRQLRDPGYGLTLLTHRSILQTKSRTISNYWLLAVKPENEILVSAPDAERLGLKDGQMVKVVSATNPKGEWDLGPFGKKPMVGRVKVVQGLRPGCVAFPLGWGHWAYGASDLVINGQVVKGDPRRATGVHANAAMRLDPYLKDTALTDVVGGSVVFYETKVNLLPV from the coding sequence ATGGAAAAGCTTTCCCGGCGTGAGCTCTTGAAGCTTTCTGGCGCAGGTGCCCTCTTGGGCCCCTTGGCCTTTAGCCTGCAGGAGGCCAGCGCCCAAGGCATGGAGGCCTACGAGATCCAGCTACCCGAAAACACCATTTACTCCTCTTGCCTCCAGTGCAACACCGGCTGCCCCATCAAGGTGAAGCTCTACGAGGGCGTGGCGAGCAAGATTGACGGCAACCCCCTCTCCCCCTGGACCTTCCGCCCCCACCTGCCCCTCAACACCCCCGTGGACACGTTGGCCCAGGTGGACGGGGCGCTTTGCCCCAAGGGCCAGGCGGGTATTCAGACCGCCTACGATCCCTACCGCATCCGCAGGGTGCTCAAGCGGGCCGGCCCCAGGGGAAGCGGCAAGTGGGAGGAAATCCCCTTCCACCAGGCGGTGAAGGAGATCGTGGAGGGGGGCAAGCTCTTCGCCCACCTGGGGGACGAGCGCCACTACCCCGGGCTTAAGGAGCTTTGGGCCCTGCGGGACCCCGAGGTCATGAACCGCATGGCCCAGGCGGTAAGGGCCATCTGGGCCGAGAAGGACCGGGAGAAAAAGAAAGCCCTGGTGGCCAAGTTCAAGGAAGACTTCAAGGACTACCTCCACACCCTCATTGACCCCAACCATCCCGACCTGGGCCCCAAGAACAACCAAGTGGTCTTCGCCTGGGGCCGGCTCAAGGCGGGCCGCTCCGAGTTTATCCGCTGGTTCTTCGGGCAAAGCTTCGGCACGGTAAACCTTCATGGCCACACCACCGTCTGCCAGGGCTCCATGTACTTCACCGGCAAGGCCATGAGCGAGCAGCCCACCTTTGACGCCACGGGCAAGCTCTCCTGGTCGGGCGGGGCCAAGTTCTACTGGCAGGCAGACCTTTCCAAAGCCCGCTTCGTGGTCTTCGTGGGGGCCAACGTCTTTGAGGGCAACTACGGGCCACCCCTCCGCGTGGGCTGGATCACGGAGCGGGCAAGCCGTGGGGAGCTGGAATACGCCGTGGTTGACCCACGGGCGCAAAAGGCAGTGAAAGGAGCCAGCCGCTGGATCGCGCCCAAGCCGGGGCACGACGCCGCCATCGCCCTTGGGGTCATCCGCCTCCTCCTGGAGTGGGGCAAGGTGGACAGCCGCTTCCTCTCCGCCGCCAACAAGGCGGCGGCCAAAGCCATCGGCGAGGCCAGCTGGACCAACGCCGCTTGGCTTGTGAAGCTGAAAGACGGCAAGCCGGAACGGCTACTGCGGGCAAGCGACCTGGGCCTTCCCAAACCCAAGGCCAAGGTGGGGGACAAGGAGGTGGAACTGGACGCCCCTGTGGTCCTAGCCCAGGGCAAGCCCGTGGCCTTCAACCCCAACGACGAAAACCAGGCGGTTTTCGGCGACCTCTTCGTGGATACCGTCTTCCAGGGCACCCCTGTGAAGAGCGCCCTCACGCTCATCAAGGAGGAAGCCTTCCGCCACCAGGTGAAGACCTGGGCCGCCTTGGCCGGGGTAAGCGAGGAGGACATCCGCTTCCTGGCGGAGAAGCTCGCCCAGTACGGCAAGAAGGCGGTGGTGGACGTACACCGGGGCGCCAGCCAGCACACCAACGGCTTTTACAACTGCTTCGCCTGGTTCACCGTGAACGCCCTCTTGGGGAACGTGGACCACCAGGGTGGCTTCGTCCAGGCCAGCACCTACGACATCACCGGCGGCAAGGCGGGAGGTCCCTTTGTCCTCAGCAAGCTCCACCCCAGGCCCCTAAACCCCTTCGGCATCTCCCTTATCCGCCACGAGGTGAAGTACGAGGACACCACCCTCTTCCAAGGCTTCCCCGCCAAGCGCCCCTGGTACCCCCATGCCTCCGACGTCTATCAGGAGATCCTCCCCTCCGCCGCCCAGGGGTATCCTTACCCCATCAAGATCCTCTTCCACTACATGGGCTCCCCCGCCTACGCCCTGCCGGGCGGCCACGAGCAGATCCAGGCCATGCTGGACCCGGACAAGATCCCCCTCATCGTGGCCTTTGACATCGTGGTGGGGGACACTTACCTCTACGCCGACTACATCATCCCCGACCTCTCCTACCTGGAGCGCTGGGAGTTCCACGGAAGCCACCCCTCCATCATCTGGAAGGTCCAGCCCGTGCGGCAGCCCGCCATCCCACCCATCCCCGAGGAGGTGGAGGTCTTCGGGCAAAAGATGCCCATCTCCCTGGAAAGCTTCCTCCTCGCCCTGGGTGAGCACCTGGGCCTGCCTGGTTGTGGGGCCAAAGGCTTCGCTAACGGGATGCCCTTCAGCCACCCCGACCACTTCTACCTGAAGCTTGCGGCCAACCTGGCCTTCGGGGAGAAGGCCGACGGCTCCGAGGCCCTGCCCGAGGCGGACGAGAGGGAGCTCACCGTCTTCCGCCAAGCCCGCCGCCACCTTCCTCCCTCGGTCTTTGACGAGAAGCGCTGGCGTGAGGCCATCGGCGACGAAGGGCTTTTCCGCCGTACCGTCTACCTCCTCAACCGGGGTGGGCGGTTCCAGGAGTTCCCCAAGGCTTACGCCGCCAACGACCTGGTGGCAAACCGGTATGGCCGGCAGGTCAACCTCTTCCTGGAAAAGCAGGCCCTCTCCCTCCACCCCATGACCGGGAAGCCCTACTGGCCCCTTCCCACCTACTTCCCGCCCTACCAGGACGTTCTGGGGCGGCAACTCCGGGACCCCGGCTACGGCTTAACCCTCCTGACCCACCGGAGCATCCTGCAGACCAAGAGCCGCACCATCAGCAACTACTGGCTCTTGGCGGTGAAGCCGGAAAACGAGATCCTGGTGAGCGCCCCGGACGCCGAGCGGCTTGGGCTGAAGGACGGGCAGATGGTCAAGGTGGTCTCCGCCACCAACCCCAAAGGCGAGTGGGACCTGGGGCCCTTTGGCAAGAAGCCCATGGTGGGCCGGGTGAAGGTGGTGCAGGGCCTGAGGCCAGGGTGCGTGGCCTTCCCCTTGGGCTGGGGCCACTGGGCCTATGGGGCAAGCGACCTGGTCATCAACGGCCAGGTGGTGAAGGGCGACCCCAGGCGGGCCACGGGGGTGCACGCCAACGCCGCCATGCGCCTGGACCCGTACCTAAAGGACACCGCCCTGACGGACGTGGTGGGCGGTAGCGTGGTCTTCTACGAAACCAAGGTGAACCTGCTGCCGGTGTAA
- a CDS encoding serine hydrolase domain-containing protein produces MDFSGLDGLFRRLTEEGFLPGAVVLVAREGEVVFQGTYGFLDPEKGLPMGEDALFRVYSMTKPWVSALALSLVEEGTLSLLDPVEKYLPELGALRVGREVNGGVRDEPLRAPVTVYELLRHTAGFTYGVFFASPVKRLYLEAGVDRFDLSREAFLERLAALPLRFQPGEAFEYGLSTDVLGHLLEAATGKSLADLLEERVFAPLGMKDSGFQAKDPARLAKPFPKDPETGRRIALIPVEAPPPRYAGGMGGVSTASDYLRFLEALRTGKGLLHPRLARLMTEDHLGPLYAEGLKRGPEYLPGPGYGFGLGVAVRLGAGLSPGTPGEFNWAGFGGTYFFVDPSLALSALYMSQAPNLLSVLEPSRALHSRLGARLQHAFRTQVYRAF; encoded by the coding sequence ATGGACTTTAGCGGGCTGGACGGGCTTTTCCGCCGATTGACGGAGGAGGGTTTCCTGCCCGGGGCGGTCGTCCTGGTGGCCCGGGAGGGGGAGGTGGTCTTCCAGGGGACCTACGGCTTCCTGGACCCAGAGAAGGGCCTACCCATGGGGGAAGACGCCCTTTTCCGGGTCTACTCCATGACCAAGCCCTGGGTTTCCGCCCTGGCCCTAAGCCTGGTGGAGGAGGGCACGTTAAGCCTGCTGGACCCTGTGGAGAAGTATCTGCCCGAGCTCGGTGCGTTGCGGGTGGGGCGGGAGGTGAACGGAGGGGTGCGGGACGAGCCCCTTCGGGCTCCCGTCACCGTTTACGAGCTTTTGCGCCACACCGCTGGCTTCACCTACGGGGTCTTCTTCGCTTCTCCCGTGAAGCGGCTTTACCTGGAGGCCGGTGTGGACCGCTTTGACCTGAGCCGGGAGGCCTTTTTGGAACGGCTTGCGGCCCTACCCCTCCGTTTCCAGCCGGGCGAGGCCTTTGAGTACGGGCTTTCCACGGACGTGCTGGGCCACCTCCTCGAGGCGGCCACGGGGAAGAGCCTGGCGGACCTCCTGGAGGAGCGGGTCTTTGCCCCTTTGGGCATGAAGGACTCGGGCTTCCAGGCCAAGGACCCCGCCCGCCTGGCCAAGCCCTTCCCCAAGGACCCGGAGACGGGTAGGCGCATCGCCCTCATCCCCGTGGAGGCCCCGCCCCCGAGGTACGCTGGGGGGATGGGCGGGGTGAGCACGGCTTCCGATTACCTGCGCTTCCTGGAGGCGTTGCGCACGGGGAAAGGCCTCCTCCACCCGCGCCTTGCCCGGCTCATGACCGAGGACCACCTGGGTCCCCTCTACGCCGAGGGGCTCAAGCGGGGGCCCGAGTACCTCCCGGGCCCCGGGTACGGGTTTGGCTTGGGGGTGGCGGTGCGCCTTGGGGCGGGGCTCTCCCCGGGAACCCCTGGGGAGTTCAACTGGGCGGGGTTTGGCGGCACCTACTTCTTCGTAGACCCCTCCTTGGCCCTAAGCGCTCTTTACATGAGCCAGGCTCCTAACCTGCTTTCCGTTTTGGAGCCCTCGAGGGCCCTTCACTCCCGCTTGGGGGCCAGGCTCCAGCACGCTTTCCGCACCCAGGTCTACCGGGCTTTTTAG
- a CDS encoding PhnD/SsuA/transferrin family substrate-binding protein, giving the protein MRKLLALLLLAACARPPEVHLGPPYAKEAEEGGVRIVVAGMRSPEEAEPYREFLGGLEELLGEKVEVFGRRTYREVLEVLRQGEAELGFLCTLAAGLGVEEGFVQVLLAADTVVPYQSLVVVREDAPYQSLAELRGRPFAFTDPLSNTGHAWPRLLARDLGEDFFARAFFTYGHDRALWAVRERLAEGAAVDRVVYATLGIQGLRVLAMGPADPPPPVVVPKDLPERERERLMRALLALAARPESTRVLRALGLRGFRKAEDAPYRSVYRRAREVLP; this is encoded by the coding sequence ATGCGAAAGCTCCTGGCCCTTCTTCTCCTTGCCGCCTGCGCCAGGCCGCCCGAGGTGCACCTAGGCCCCCCGTATGCCAAGGAAGCGGAGGAGGGCGGGGTGCGCATCGTGGTGGCGGGGATGCGTTCTCCCGAGGAGGCAGAGCCTTACCGGGAGTTTTTAGGGGGCTTAGAGGAGCTTCTGGGGGAAAAGGTGGAGGTGTTTGGGCGCCGCACCTACCGGGAGGTCCTGGAGGTGTTGCGCCAAGGGGAGGCGGAGCTTGGCTTCCTCTGCACCTTGGCGGCGGGGCTTGGGGTAGAGGAAGGGTTTGTGCAGGTCTTGCTGGCGGCGGACACGGTGGTGCCTTACCAGAGCCTTGTTGTGGTGCGGGAAGATGCGCCCTACCAAAGCCTGGCCGAGTTAAGAGGGCGCCCTTTCGCCTTTACCGACCCGCTTTCCAACACGGGGCATGCGTGGCCTAGGCTTCTTGCACGGGATTTGGGGGAGGATTTCTTTGCCCGGGCTTTTTTCACCTATGGCCACGACAGGGCCCTTTGGGCCGTACGGGAGAGGTTGGCGGAAGGGGCGGCGGTGGATAGGGTGGTCTATGCCACGTTGGGCATCCAGGGGCTCAGGGTCCTGGCCATGGGCCCCGCCGATCCCCCTCCGCCCGTGGTGGTGCCCAAGGACCTTCCGGAAAGGGAAAGGGAGCGGCTTATGAGGGCGCTCCTTGCCCTGGCAGCCAGGCCCGAAAGCACAAGGGTCCTAAGGGCCTTGGGTCTTAGGGGGTTCCGCAAGGCGGAGGACGCCCCTTACCGGTCGGTGTACCGAAGGGCGCGGGAGGTGCTTCCGTGA
- a CDS encoding 4Fe-4S dicluster domain-containing protein, which yields MEKEPLTGAEDRRRFLAKMASAIFASVVAPGLAQGVPMAAPSESGAEEDVLLRMQKDLERALKNPNRKWGMVIDLRKCVGCHACTVSCMAENRLPPGVVYRPVSEEEVGTYPHVTYRFVPRPCMQCDEPPCVPACPYDATWKRKDGIVEIDYELCVGCEKCVPACPYNSRHKDDGYFWTENTPGQGKMPYETLPVYEWGKKVDREDEAGPMDKVRKCHFCLHRIERGLLPQCVVTCIGRATYFGDLEDPQSLVAELVKKPNVMRLKEEAGTKPRVYYLV from the coding sequence ATGGAAAAAGAACCCCTCACCGGTGCGGAGGACCGCCGGCGCTTTCTCGCCAAGATGGCGAGCGCCATCTTCGCCTCCGTGGTGGCCCCGGGCTTGGCCCAAGGCGTGCCCATGGCGGCTCCGTCTGAAAGCGGGGCGGAGGAGGATGTCCTCCTGCGCATGCAAAAGGACCTGGAGCGGGCGCTCAAGAATCCCAACCGCAAGTGGGGCATGGTCATTGACCTTCGGAAGTGCGTGGGTTGCCACGCCTGCACCGTCAGTTGCATGGCGGAAAACCGCCTCCCCCCGGGCGTGGTCTACCGCCCGGTGAGCGAGGAGGAGGTGGGCACGTACCCCCACGTCACGTACCGCTTCGTCCCCCGGCCCTGCATGCAGTGCGACGAGCCCCCTTGTGTCCCCGCCTGCCCCTACGACGCCACCTGGAAGCGCAAGGACGGCATCGTAGAGATTGATTACGAGCTCTGCGTGGGTTGCGAAAAGTGCGTGCCCGCTTGCCCCTACAACTCCCGCCACAAGGACGACGGCTACTTCTGGACGGAAAACACCCCAGGCCAAGGGAAGATGCCCTACGAAACCCTACCGGTTTACGAGTGGGGCAAGAAGGTGGACCGGGAAGACGAGGCGGGTCCCATGGACAAGGTGCGCAAGTGCCACTTCTGCCTGCACCGCATTGAGCGGGGGCTCTTGCCCCAGTGCGTGGTGACCTGCATCGGCCGGGCCACGTACTTCGGGGACCTGGAAGACCCCCAGTCCTTGGTGGCCGAACTGGTGAAGAAACCCAACGTCATGCGCCTCAAGGAAGAGGCGGGGACCAAGCCCCGGGTCTACTACTTGGTGTAG
- a CDS encoding GGDEF domain-containing protein, whose product MYGQTRFWREQALTCTLTGLPNRRAFSLALTREISRAERYGTPFSLVLMDLDHFKKINDTLGHDHGDELLRRVARLLVDQVRREDVVARWGGEEFALLLPSTHLEDAKRLAERLRQVLEAQHWGVTASFGVAEYVLGEEEENLFRRADQALYRAKNAGRNRVEMAE is encoded by the coding sequence ATGTATGGTCAGACGCGATTTTGGAGAGAGCAGGCCCTTACATGCACCCTCACCGGTCTTCCCAATAGGCGGGCTTTCTCCCTGGCTCTCACGCGGGAGATTTCACGGGCAGAGCGGTATGGAACGCCGTTTAGCTTGGTCCTCATGGATCTAGACCACTTTAAAAAGATCAACGATACCCTAGGCCACGACCATGGCGATGAACTTCTACGCCGCGTTGCCCGGCTGCTTGTGGACCAAGTACGCCGGGAGGATGTGGTGGCCCGTTGGGGTGGGGAAGAGTTTGCTCTTTTACTTCCCTCCACGCATTTAGAGGATGCGAAGCGCTTGGCTGAGCGCCTAAGGCAGGTGCTTGAGGCCCAACACTGGGGTGTAACGGCCAGCTTTGGCGTGGCGGAGTATGTGCTTGGTGAGGAAGAGGAAAACCTCTTTCGCAGAGCGGATCAAGCCCTTTACCGGGCTAAAAATGCGGGTAGGAATCGGGTAGAAATGGCCGAGTGA
- a CDS encoding YeeE/YedE family protein, which translates to MERPLRPQPWPLLAFALMAGGLSWLIWQGSGARLFLAFWVAVVLGLALFHARFGFASGFRRFLLLGESRLLRAHFLLFALTSLLFFPFLSQGEVLGQPVQGFVAPLGVALLVGAFLFGVGMQLGDGCASGTLYHTGSGDTRGVLVLLGFMVGSLLGVYHLPFWQGLPALSVGSALTWFPTPYLGLVLWLLLLLALYLGVAAVERKRRGRVEPLFRREATHPLWGPWSLVTGAAVLALGSLALLLLQGRPWGVTAAFALWGGKLAEALGFGVLDWALFHNPAFAEKLQQSLLQDATSVTNFGLFLGAFLGAALGGALRFRNLWRIPWTTHLGVFLGGVLMGYGARLAAGCNIGAYLGGTASFSLHGPLWGVFALLGTALGLRLRPACRLENEGEGQRVPAA; encoded by the coding sequence ATGGAGCGCCCGTTGCGCCCCCAACCTTGGCCCCTCCTGGCCTTTGCCCTCATGGCCGGGGGCCTATCCTGGCTTATTTGGCAAGGTTCGGGTGCCAGGCTGTTCCTGGCCTTCTGGGTAGCGGTGGTCCTGGGGTTAGCCCTGTTCCACGCCAGGTTCGGCTTCGCCTCCGGCTTTCGCCGCTTCCTCCTCTTAGGGGAAAGCCGCCTTCTTAGGGCCCATTTTCTCCTTTTTGCCCTCACGAGCCTCCTCTTCTTCCCTTTCCTTTCCCAGGGCGAGGTCTTGGGGCAGCCGGTGCAAGGGTTCGTGGCGCCCTTGGGGGTAGCCCTCCTGGTGGGCGCCTTCCTCTTTGGGGTGGGCATGCAGCTTGGGGACGGGTGCGCCTCGGGAACCCTCTACCACACGGGTAGCGGGGACACGCGCGGGGTGCTGGTCCTTTTGGGGTTCATGGTGGGTTCCTTGCTGGGGGTCTACCACCTTCCCTTTTGGCAGGGGCTTCCCGCCCTCTCCGTGGGGAGCGCCCTTACCTGGTTCCCCACCCCATACCTGGGCCTCGTCCTTTGGCTTCTCCTCCTCCTGGCCCTCTACCTAGGGGTGGCTGCCGTGGAGAGGAAGCGGCGGGGAAGGGTGGAGCCCCTCTTTCGCCGGGAGGCCACCCATCCCCTTTGGGGCCCTTGGAGCTTGGTGACCGGCGCGGCGGTTTTGGCCTTGGGAAGCCTAGCCCTGCTCCTCCTCCAAGGCCGGCCTTGGGGGGTTACGGCGGCCTTTGCCCTGTGGGGGGGAAAGTTGGCGGAGGCTTTGGGCTTTGGGGTTCTAGACTGGGCCCTCTTCCACAACCCCGCCTTCGCCGAAAAGCTACAGCAAAGCCTTCTCCAGGACGCCACCAGCGTCACCAACTTTGGCCTCTTCCTGGGGGCCTTCCTGGGAGCCGCTTTGGGTGGGGCGCTCCGCTTCCGGAACCTTTGGCGGATCCCTTGGACCACCCACCTCGGGGTCTTCCTGGGGGGCGTGCTCATGGGCTACGGGGCAAGGCTTGCCGCGGGGTGCAACATCGGGGCCTACTTGGGGGGCACCGCCTCCTTTAGCCTCCACGGGCCCCTTTGGGGTGTCTTCGCCCTTCTGGGCACGGCCCTAGGCCTCAGGCTCCGCCCCGCCTGCCGTCTGGAAAACGAGGGGGAAGGGCAACGGGTCCCCGCCGCCTAG